From Triticum aestivum cultivar Chinese Spring chromosome 7B, IWGSC CS RefSeq v2.1, whole genome shotgun sequence:
NNNNNNNNNNNNNNNNNNNNNNNNNNNNNNNNNNNNNNNNNNNNNNNNNNNNNNNNNNNNNNNNNNNNNNNNNNNNNNNNNNNNNNNNNNNNNNNNNNNNNNNNNNNNNNNNNNNNNNNNNNNNNNNNNNNNNNNNNNNNNNNNNNNNNNNNNNNNNNNNNNNNNNNNNNNNNNNNNNNNNNNNNNNNNNNNNNNNNNNNNNNNNNNNNNNNNNNNNNNNNNNNNNNNNNNNNNNNNNNNNNNNNNNNNNNNNNNNNNNNCATTGACCACTGAGACTTCCTTTTCTGAACGCAAGAGTTTCCAAAATAAGGCGGAGTGTCGACACGCCCAAAAGCGATGATAGCTTGTCTCCTCTCATCCACGTGTGACACAAAAGACTCCAGCCTTAGTTTTATGGCAATGAAGTTCACACCCGACCGCCAGCTTGTTCCTCATAAGCCTCCACATATGGATCTTCACTTTACTCGGCGCGCAAGTGTTCCACAAAAGACAACCAACTCTTGTGGTTTCTGACGAATAAGGAAGACTTCGGTCGTCTAGTCTTCACTATGTCGAGGACAAAGAGGAGAGGCAACAAAGGGTCCCCTTGCCAGAGTTGTCTTCCGCGTGGAATGGGGTATCCGAAAGCCCCATTGAGGAGAACCCTGGAGGATGAGGTGCGCCACAGAGAAgcgacccaattctagaaacatgAGGGGAAGCGTTGCTTCTACACGAGGTCTAACAGATACTGCCACTTGACAGAGTCAAAGGTATGCTTGATGTCAAGCTTTAAGAGCATAGATGGAGTATTCGtccttttcaatcttcatgcataATTCCTAACGAATATGAAGTTCTCATGAATTTTTCTAGTCTTAATGAAGGCACTTTGGACGCTCGATATGAGGGTGTTCATGAAAGGGAACATGTTGGCACCATCAATATTTATTAAAACCACGTAAGTTGGAGAAGGCCCTATCCAACGACTAGACCATCATCCATGGTCAGGGAAACCTCCTTAACCATAAGCTCTAACAGGGTGGAGGGGTGGAGATCGTCATAAAAAAGTTCATGCCCTCCGGTCTTATAATTCGTTAGCTTGTTTGTTAATTGTTACTAGACCCCAGCATAATCCTTCTACTATATATGGTGCGGCAGTAACGTTGCTTATGGTGGGCAATGCCGTGTGAACTGGCAGCTGAGTTTGGTGCCCTCTGGGTCTCGGTGGGTTGGGAATTCATGATCTACAATGAACGGGTGTGGCTCTTTGCACGCGCTGGCTTTGGCTCAAGAACTCAACCGCTTCCCGTCCTTGGCACCACCTCCCCTTCAACCACGACAACGACGTTCATGCCATCTTTCGAGCTTGCACGACATGGCATGTGGGAGACGGCCACTCATGCCTGTTTTGAGAAAATCACTGGTTACTAGAGCATTCGATCGCAAAGATTGCATCGGCAGTGTTTGATATGGTTCCCAAGAGACAACGAAAGCGACGCACGGCTACTGAGGGCATCTACAAGCGATCTTGGGTGCAAgacatgcatctctctctctctctctctctctctctNNNNNNNNNNNNNNNNNNNNNNNNNNNNNNNNNNNNNNNNNNNNNNNNNNNNNNNNNNNNNNNNNNNNNNNNNNNNNNNNNNNNNNNNNNNNNNNNNNNNNNNNNNNNNNNNNNNNNNNNNNNNNNNNNNNNNNNNNNNNNNNNNNNNNNNNNNNNNNNNNNNNNNNNNNNNNNNNNNNNNNNNNNNNNNNNNNNNNNNNNNNNNNNNNNNNNNNNNNNNNNNNNNNNNNNNNNNNNNNNNNNNNNNNNNNNNNNNNNNNNNNNNNNNNNNNNNNNNNNNNNNNNNNNNNNNNNNNNNNNNNNNNNNNNNNNNNNNNNNNNNNNNNNNNNNNNNNNNNNNNNNNNNNNNNNNNNNNTTATGGAAGAGTGTTCAGTTTCCTTAGTTATCAAATGAGCCTGACCAACTCTCATGGATGATGATCGCCAACGGATCCTACTCTATTGCCTCCTGCTACTCGGCGATGCTTTTCGACTCCACCACGGCATATCGATGGCGGCTCAACTGGCAATCTTTGGCGCCATTGAGAACCAagatcttcatctgctcgctctCCAACACCGGTGTTGGACCGCCTACAGGCTGCTCTGACGTGGACTAGCGCATGCGCCAAACTGTGTGCTTTGTGACCAAGTATCTGAGCCTGACCAACACCTGCTTGTGAAGGCCAAGACCTGGGCTGCCACCCGGGCTAGCAGCTATTCTGCCCGAGACGAAGCCTAGGGTGATCCGCCGACAAACATTGTTGCCCTTCCTCGCGAAACCCACGTCATGTATTCGCGTTCGTGGCTTGTCGGTGGGCCTTATTGTAACTCCTTTTCTctcctatcaatgaaatgatatgcaagtCTTTTGCGTATTTGAGAAGAAAAAATCTTCCTTCTAGCATTCAACGAAAGCCGCTTGCTTTTGTTGAAGAAATGCCGGCGCTCAAGAAAAGTAGTCTATGAAGTTAAAACGCTGCAATGACACTTCACAATCACTCTGTTTCTCATAACCGTGAACAGAAACAGCATTTCATACGTTAGGATCGCACTATCCTCCCGTGTAGGAAGCGTAGGAGAGACTTGTCGTCTTGGCATGCACCGATGTTTCGTCCCCGTGTGTCATTTACTCATTTCCTCTAGCAGTACTTTGATGCAGTTGACCAATGCCAACCCAGTCAGCACGCCGGCCCTCGTCGACGACGAAGGTTCGCCGCAGATAAGCACGGCGAGGAAGGAAGGAAGGGCGGAACCGTCACCTTTAGCCACCCACCGACGAGAGCGACGTTGCAGCCATTGCCGCGTGGATTTCTTCCTTTAATCTAAGGAAACCGTCAACCAGTCTCTTTGTCAAGACGGCGGCGATCGACGCGTCTAAGCAACCCACCGGATGCCGCATGCGCGCGTGCATCTCCCTATAAGTAGACGCTCGATGACGCTGTTTCCACTCCATCCCGTTCTGTCCAGTCCTAGCTagttcctcctcctccttcctcctcctctcctgatCTTGATTGGTAGAATATCTGTTAGTTGCGTCAGAACTCAGAGGAACAGAGCATTGTTTTGCTAGCTCCTCCTGCAACTCGACCATGAGCTACCAGCAGGGTACGTACCAATTTCCTTCTGACGGTTCGTAGAAATCACCAGCGAGCGTGTTTGGTTGTTGAATTCTGAGTGTATCGTTCTGTTTTCTTCGGGTTATGCAGGCTACCCGCCGCCGGGCACCGCAGCAGCGTACCCTCCGCCGGGGCAGCACCAGCAGGCCTAcatcgcgccgccgccgtccacgTACCCGCAGGACCAACAGTACCCTCCCGCCGGCGCCGACACCACCAGCCGCGGCGGGCACGGACACGGCGGCGACGGCTTCTTGAAAGGATGGTAATTTTTCTCTCTCCCTTGTTTCGAATTCTCACCCGGCTCGGACACTGACACACACGTCTTCGTCGTATCCGTAGCCACATTTGTCATGAACTACTAATAATGTTTGtctgcttcttgtgtcgttgcagctGCGCGgcgctctgctgctgctgcctcctcgACGCCTGCTTCTGATCGAGCTTGTCCAGTGTTGTCCGACCGTCATTAACTCATGATCAGGCACGGCATATAGATTATCGTCATGATCGAGTTTGAGTACTAGTCCCAGAGCACGATTTTCGTGTGTTTAATCGCGTGCGTTGTTTTGTTTCCATTCGTATGATCCAGATAGATAGCCATGTGGTTATTCAATAAAATGCATATTCTCTTACCTTGTTGGCAGCGATGATCGAATTATTCGCGGGTATTTCACAATAGTTAATTGGCATCCATCTGATGTTGCAATGTTGTTGATCCATCTGGCTAATCCAGCACTCATACTGGAAGCATTTTTACAAGAGCTATGTTGCTTTTCTAAAGAGCAGTATAGGTTCTCATGCGACTGTGACTCCCACGAGGCTTGTCCGCGGGTATCACCAAATAAAATGCTTGATCTACTTTCCTGGATATATACAGGAGCTAGCTAAGCACATTCATTTGCTCACAACGCAAAAAATGCACAACGCTCAGCAAGTTTGATCTCCGTCGTAATCACCAAATAAAATACACCATTCCCCTAAACAAaaatacacaacaacaatcacaaAGAAAGATGATTTTTATAACCTGAACGAACGGGCAATGATGCAGGTCAAAGGCAAGATAAACAGAGGGGCAATAATCCATACGCTGACGAGTGGACTTTGCACTGTCAGTTCCTAACGCCACACCAGGTTCACATGGCCAAGATAGATATAGGCGTAATAATAATTGTACAGGTCCAGGCAAGGTTGCCTACAAATCACATTCAGTGAACGAAATCATGCAGTACAACATACGTCTTCCTGACTTCAGGTGCATTAGACCAGTTCTTCAAGGCAAACAGCCCCAAAGTACGGAAGCCGACCGGTGCATCCATTTCATCACCATCCACCAAGTGCTCTGTGATATAACAATTCACATGTTAGATCATCAAAGACAAACTAACACGTACACACAAATAGTTCCCAAACTATCTGCAACCAACGTACTAGTGCCTCACTATAGTTATCACAAATAACCACAATAGGAAGCGTTAGACATATGTTCCCATGTGACTTTTTGCTAATTTTATTTAATCAAGTATAGAAACCAAGAGGAAACCCAAATATAATGTCCACTCATTGCCTACATGTACTTTCAAATTTGATGCTCGTGCTCATTGCAAACTTATATAGTAGGAGTAATATATAACCAAGCACTATTTTGACTGGGTCGGCTTTCCGTGTTTCTCTTCAAGTCAAGAAGCCAAGTCGaacctaatactccctccgtcccataatataaggcgTTTTTGCAAGCTAGTatgtttttgcaagctaacatagcttgcaaaaactcttatattgtgggacggacgGAGTAAAATTCAGTAAGCTTTCTGTGTTTCTCTTGCATAGTAATACTTCCAAATGGTAACCTTCGGTAGTCAAGTAGTGCATGACTTGACATTTCACCTGTTCTTTTAGCTTTAACTAGAGAATTCAGAGAAACCATAATAAAAACTTCTCACGTCAAGCTATGAAACAAATAAACAAATGGAAATTAACACCGGTTAAGGTTGTTGTCACTTGCGTGCTACACTGGCCtaatcaaatcattcatttcctgCTCTACAGCTCACCCAAATGTTTTATCTTGAACTAAGATACTACTCGGATATGAATTCGGAAGCTTCAGGAAGAAGTATCACCAATGCACTGCAGCCGATAAAATTGTAAGTGACGAATACTCAGTACTGTGAATACTTACCCCAAAAAACAGCAGCAAACATCCTACTGGTCCATGCTGCAATCACCAGCAtcaggctcatcctcgtcttcctcCTTCTTCAGTTGCCCACAGGCATTGCACTCAAATACATGGGACAGCTCACCGTTCGGTAAGGGTGGCAGCGGCGCAAGCATGCCATAGCAGTCCTCACGATCACACAGATACCTCACAAAGAAGAAGGCATGCGGGaaatcgtcgtcatcgtcgtcactCCCTTCCTCCTGCTCCATCccctcatcaccgccatcttcagcGACCTCCTTGCCATGCTCCTCTTCCATGGTGTCATCCCCATCAGcaccatcattatcatcatcaaacTTCCACTTGCTCTCAATCTGACACCGATCACACTCACACCGGAACCCATAATCCTCCAGCAGCCTGCGTTGCCTGTCAGCATACCTCCAA
This genomic window contains:
- the LOC123157692 gene encoding cysteine-rich and transmembrane domain-containing protein WIH2, which gives rise to MSYQQGYPPPGTAAAYPPPGQHQQAYIAPPPSTYPQDQQYPPAGADTTSRGGHGHGGDGFLKGCCAALCCCCLLDACF